The region TTTATTTTCTGCCGGGGCAATATCTTTTCAAACTTTTTGATGACGGCAAGGAAACGGCCAAGGCCCTTTCGAGCGAACAAGTTGCTATAGCGTTTCGCGATTTTCACACGGATACGGGTTGGCTCGATCGACGTGTGCTTCGATACCGCGAGGCTCCAGAGGGCAACGCCGTACTCTCGTATGAACCGGCGGGAGTTCGCGGCATCTTTGTGGAGCGCTATGACGGAGAAGTCCAAAGGTTAACGCTCGCCTTGCCAACACTCATCCTGCTTGGTAAAGGAAAGGACTACTTTTTATGGGCCACATCAGGACGCCGCGTGACGGCAAAAACAAAGCTGGCCGCTGCTCCACTGCCAAACATCGGCGCCGGTCTGCAAGGCAAAATATGCTTTGGAAAAAATGAAGTGCCCGAATCCAGGGCCGAGACACTCGACGCCGTTTGGAACTTGATCTTTAACACGCCGTTTAATCGCGACCAGGCAAATAGCAAATGTCATTCGGAGCCAGCGGATGTGCGGAAACTTCTGTTCCGAATCGCAAAAGACAAATCGAAGACATTTCCTGCCACTCAGCTTTTAACGTCGAGTACTACCGTGGGCGATGCCTGGTCGACGATCGTTGAAAACAAGCCTTACTACCGTTATTAAGGAATACGGATTCTAACCAATGACACAAACAAATGAATCACGGTGCACCCCGCTTACGCCAAGGAAATTTATAGATCACAAAATTGCTTCCCCGATTAAGGAAGAAATTTCCGCGATCCTTTATGAATACTTGATAGCTGGTAACGGGATTTTTATGCGGGCCGCTCGTAAGGAATTCAGCGCTTCCTTGCCGCTATGCACAAGATCAATCAAAGGATTGCCAGCAAGCGAGCCTGGAATCATCTGGCATAAGCCGCGTATCGGGCACTACCTTTGGCAGGAGATACTACGGGATGCCCGACGTAATAGCAGCTTTTCAGAATTCAAAGAGGATGTTTATGTCATCTACTGGCACAAATCCGAAGGAGCATGGCGTTGGAAAGCTGTCAGCCGGGAACGCCGTTGGGCGGCGACCATAGCAGACGATTCGCTCAAGGAATACGGCGAGGCCTGCATCGAATTGCATACGCACCCACCGGGTGCTATTCATTTCAGCCGTGTCGACGACCTCGACGAGAGTGGAAAGTTCCGCATTTTTGTGATCCTGATCGACATCCACGATACTCCTCAAATTCGTTTTCGCTGCGGTATATACGACCAGTTCTTTCAGATTCCGGCTGCCTGGGTCAGCGATATTCCCACCTGGCTTATCGACCTTAACGAGATCGATCTGGTAATCGAAAAACTATTCACATGAATATCGATCTTAGTTATTCACGGGCCGCATTAGTCCTGCCCAAAGAGCACAGTCATTTGAAGATAGTAATTATTGGGGCGGGCGGAACAGGTTCTTTCGCAGCCCAGGCGATCGCGCGGCTTGTTTTTGAGCTAAAGGAACTCGGCAAAAGCGTGGAGATGCTAATAGTTGATCCAGATCGTGTCGAACGAGGCAATATTCCGCGAAGCAACTTTTGTTCGGCCGAGATCGGCAAATTTAAGGCTCAGACACTTGCCGAACGAATTGCACTGGCTTGGAGCCTTCAGGTTTGCTACAGCAACGAGCACTTCGACAGCGAAAAACATTTAAAACAAGAGGCAAATACCTATCGGCAACTGACGGTTTTGGTTGGCTGTGTCGACAATCATCGTGCCCGATTAGATATTCACCGGGCGCTTGAAGAATCCGAAGGTTATCGTTCATCGGAAGCCGCCAATACTTGGTGGATCGATGGAGGCAACGGTAAGTTTTCCGGGCAGGTGCTGATCGGTTCCACAGCGAGGCAATTCGATATTGCGGACTGTTTTGTGGGTTCTACAATTTGCCGCAAGCTGCCAGCGCCGTCACTCGTTCACCCGGAACTGCTTCAGAATCAGGAATCAGGCATTGCCCGCCGAGCTACGGAACGTGTTTCCTGCCCTGATCTCGTAAGACTCGGCGAGCAGAGCCTTAACATCAATCAGCGAGTCGCCGTTGAGATCACGGAGATGCTGAGCTCTTTTTTACTAACCGGCTCACTAAGGAGATTTGCCTCCTATTTCGACCTGGAAAGCGGAGCAAGCCGCTCGCTATACTGCACGCCGGAACATATTGAGATGGCCGTCCAACTATCTAAGGCTCCAAAACCTGAAGCTGGAAAAAGCAGGTGCCCAAAATAAATATGAAAGAACTTCTTTCAGAAGAATTGAAAGCCCGACTGCCAAAACTATACGAGCAGGAAGGAGCCATTGATCCGATAGTACACGCGAAATTCTCTTTTCCGGCTAGCTGTTGGCTCTGGTTCGTAACGGAGGGCCAGACGACCGGAAGTGACTTTACCTTTTTCGGCTACGTCATCGGCTTTGAAGCAGAATGGGGATACTTCACGCTCGGTGAGCTTGAGCAAGTAAATGTGAACGGCTTTACTATTGAGCGAGACGATGACTTTGAACCTCAGACATTGAGCACTTGTTTGTCCGGTTCGATCTAGATAAAAGCACAAAAGGTAGCCGGGACCAAAATTTTGTGTTCCAACCCAAAGTCAGCGTAAAGCGTCTTGGAAAGTGTCTGCAATTGCATTCATAATCTTACTTCGGCCTGCATCAATGGAAAACTATTATTTGCACCAAGGTCAATGCGCTCAGCGGCAAGGTTAACATCCTTTATCGCCTGGTAGACTTCTGCCGAAGTTATATCATCGTTTGGACCTAGAATTAGTCGGTTCAGAAAAACGGTCTGTTTAGACACGATCACGTGAATTTCTGCCCTATTCCTCACATCTTCTAAGAAAAGGTCGACTTTTCCTTTCCTTAACTCTCTGATTGAATGAGCAATTTCCTTTTTAAGGCTCTCAAACAAATAAATTTTTGCTTCCGGCAAATCCTTAAAACTAATCGCCCTCCATATACTGTCTAGGTAAGTGATATAAGTATCCGCAATGAATCTGAGAGAGATCGAAAAGAAGATTCTCATTTCCTCATCTGACGTTGGTCTTTCCTTGATTTCGTAATAATTTAGGTGGTCATCAAGGATTGATTTGATACGACGAAGGTTTTCAATTAAAGGTACTCTTGAATTTGTGGCTTGTTCATACAGGTATTCCTCGTTTTCACGTTCGTTTTTGTCAATAATTTTGTATCCGGCACCATTCTTAATATATTTCCGGCCATCCGAGCTGTAAGTAATGCCTGAATCTGATTTGTAAATTCTAATGACAAAAAAGGCTTTCTCTTCTACACGAGAATAACCCCACCCAAACTCTATTTTCGGCTTATTCTTATCGAAACGTCGGAGCGCGGCCAGTGTATTTGTAATTAAAGTTGAATTACAATCAATGCCATCCAAGCTGATGTTGTCCCTACCGACGCCAAAAATGATGCATCCGCCGTCTTTATTGGCAAAAGCGCAAATCATCATCGCTAGGTCTTTTGGAGTAGCACTTTTGTCTTGAAATTCATGCGTAACTGCCCCCTGTTTGCCACGGAAAGCACTTAAGTCCTCCTTTTTACCCGTAAAAAGATCCATATACATATCCCAATAGCCATAGATCTTGCCACCGATTTCCTTTTTGACTTCATCCTTTTTAATTACGCCAGTTTCAACGAGCCAAGCCGCCGCCACAATTTCACGAGACTGCGTACTGCCCATCGCCGTCCCATTTTTGAATTTTCTGATGGTTCGCGCATCAAGTGATAATCCGGTATTGAATATTATTTTCTTGGCTATTTTTTCACACGCCAAATTATGCAAATCTTTGACAATTCGAGGATTCGAGTCATCGTTCTTGATAATCAATTCTGCCAAGTCTTGAATGAGCATTTGTAATGCCCGAAGAAGCCATTTTTTACGAGTTTCATCATCCATGCCGCTAAATCGTAACTGGTTTTCCAAGAATTTTCCAGAATAAATTTTTACCGCACAAACTTTCCAAATAATTGCTGTTGGAGTGAGCGACGATTATTTCTCGGAGGAAAATCAAACGTATCATGAAAAAACAAAATAAGCTCAACTATTACACTTCAATACCTAAAACACTTCAAGGACGGAAGGAAAAAGCAGAAGGTTATATTCTGGAATTGGAAAACCTAACCGAATTCAGGTGCGGAGACCGAAATCCTCATTTGCCGTGGCTGAAAAGCAAGAGGACCGTCAGCCGAAGGTTTTTCTTCAAATTTGTAAACTGGTGGTATTGGCTTTCGCGATATCAGCCTCAAACATTGTGGAAAATAATGTCTGCGTTTCCAGATCAAGGAGATCAGGCGGAAATATTTCCAAATGCAATTGAGGAATCAGGACTAAGAAAAAAGGGACATCAACCGCACTGGTGGCATTTAGAGCAGTTGGTCGAAAAACTCGGTGGCAGACTAAGGCCCGACCCTGAATCAGAAGCTATGCTAAAGGAATTCCTGCATCTGCTTGACTCAGCAACTCCTGCACAAGCAATTGGATATATGGCATCAATTGAGATGCCTGGGTTATTGATATCCGACTACTTTACAACCCTAATAACGAAGATCGGCAGGGCCGACATGATCGAATCTGATTTCTACACAAATGTGCATACCAGGGTGGAATTCGAACATGTTGTGAAATCTGCTGGATCGATGCTCTTGTGGATGCACGACAAAGAAAGACAAAAGAAATATCACTATAAACCCGTCGAAGTGGAAGCGGCCTTTCAACGTGGAATGCAGTTCTGGCAAACCTTTTGGGACACCGGTTTTGGCAAGCTAGGATTTGCTCAATCCGACACTTCACTCAACGTGATTCGCTGAAAGTCAAGTCGATAATTTTATTAGATCGTTGATCGTATTTCATTTTAAGCTACGATCAACGAGCCTTTTGAATTGAGCAATGCAACCAAGGCGTTTTCTAATTCGACGCTATTTCAATTTGGTAGGTAGCATCTTCCACGCTACAGCGCTTTATTCGGCGGTCCGACTATCAGCAAAAACAAGCGGGCCTAAATGTCAAGGTCACCGCTAATCCGCGCCGCGGATTGGCGGTTTTGTTTTTCTGGTAAGCCGGAGGCGCTATTCAGATTTGCAGACGAAGTCAATTCTGCAACAAAGCGAGCTGTCGTTGTCCTAGTCGGCGTTGCCAGCGACGCCGAAGCGGAAAATAAGCGGCGGACAGAGGATTGAAGAAGGATTCACATTCTCATTAGATCGCTATGGAAATTTATCAGGAAAACGCAACTGCGCAATCCGAGCTGAAAAGGCCATCCGACAATTTTGCCTCATCAATTCTCCAAAGCGTTTTAGGTGGAGAACACGCCGCCGCAGAAGGTCGGATTCTATCAGGTGTTCCACGAATTTCTGATAAGTCAGAGATTCCTGAAACATCTATTGACACAAAGAAGATGTTAGCCCGCCTTGAAAATCGAAAGGAAAAGGCATCAGTCGCCCTGGGGATCGCGGCAAATGAGGTTGAGACATTGCCGTTCGACCTTTCGGCTTTGGAGAGCGAGGGCATATTTCTGAATATCGATTGTCGGGGATTCGGAGCCCTCGTCAGGCAACTCGAATGGAAGACATTAGGCGTCAAACTGCCAGAACACGCGGCTGTGCGGGTCAGTCCTCCGCGCGCCGGACTGCTCCCAGACATATTCCGCAACAAGTTGATGCGTGGTCAGGCACAGGCTCACAATGCGTTGAATAAGTATGGCTTCAGGTTCACGCTCTGCGAGACCGTTTGGGGAACAAGCGAGTATAAATGGATTCCTTGGAACGCATTTGAACCTTTCGA is a window of Chloracidobacterium sp. DNA encoding:
- a CDS encoding ThiF family adenylyltransferase, yielding MNIDLSYSRAALVLPKEHSHLKIVIIGAGGTGSFAAQAIARLVFELKELGKSVEMLIVDPDRVERGNIPRSNFCSAEIGKFKAQTLAERIALAWSLQVCYSNEHFDSEKHLKQEANTYRQLTVLVGCVDNHRARLDIHRALEESEGYRSSEAANTWWIDGGNGKFSGQVLIGSTARQFDIADCFVGSTICRKLPAPSLVHPELLQNQESGIARRATERVSCPDLVRLGEQSLNINQRVAVEITEMLSSFLLTGSLRRFASYFDLESGASRSLYCTPEHIEMAVQLSKAPKPEAGKSRCPK
- a CDS encoding DUF2958 domain-containing protein, whose protein sequence is MKELLSEELKARLPKLYEQEGAIDPIVHAKFSFPASCWLWFVTEGQTTGSDFTFFGYVIGFEAEWGYFTLGELEQVNVNGFTIERDDDFEPQTLSTCLSGSI
- a CDS encoding ATP-binding protein, with the translated sequence MDDETRKKWLLRALQMLIQDLAELIIKNDDSNPRIVKDLHNLACEKIAKKIIFNTGLSLDARTIRKFKNGTAMGSTQSREIVAAAWLVETGVIKKDEVKKEIGGKIYGYWDMYMDLFTGKKEDLSAFRGKQGAVTHEFQDKSATPKDLAMMICAFANKDGGCIIFGVGRDNISLDGIDCNSTLITNTLAALRRFDKNKPKIEFGWGYSRVEEKAFFVIRIYKSDSGITYSSDGRKYIKNGAGYKIIDKNERENEEYLYEQATNSRVPLIENLRRIKSILDDHLNYYEIKERPTSDEEMRIFFSISLRFIADTYITYLDSIWRAISFKDLPEAKIYLFESLKKEIAHSIRELRKGKVDLFLEDVRNRAEIHVIVSKQTVFLNRLILGPNDDITSAEVYQAIKDVNLAAERIDLGANNSFPLMQAEVRL